In the genome of Carnobacterium viridans, one region contains:
- a CDS encoding MmcQ/YjbR family DNA-binding protein, whose protein sequence is MVTRSDILGYAEENYKTISEHLWTRYPNYEVLRHKHNKKWYAIIMSVPKNKVGLEGDEVIDILDIKCEPELVVPLSSREGFSRAYHMNKEHWLTIILNGTVSDKEIYSLIDTSYEMTK, encoded by the coding sequence ATGGTTACTCGTTCAGATATACTAGGATACGCAGAAGAAAACTATAAAACTATTTCAGAGCATTTGTGGACTAGATATCCAAATTATGAAGTGTTGAGACATAAGCATAATAAAAAATGGTACGCTATTATCATGTCTGTGCCTAAAAATAAAGTTGGTTTAGAAGGTGATGAAGTTATTGACATATTAGACATAAAGTGTGAACCTGAGTTGGTTGTGCCCTTGTCATCACGAGAAGGATTTTCCCGTGCATACCATATGAATAAAGAACACTGGTTGACCATTATTTTAAATGGAACCGTTTCGGATAAAGAAATATATAGTTTGATTGATACAAGTTATGAAATGACAAAATAA
- a CDS encoding cysteine hydrolase family protein, translated as MVREALLIVDMSNDFVADNGTLTVGNPAQEIVPYITALATRFLAERNLVIVSMDAHQKNDSHFELWPPHNIVETEGQQLYGALYDWFQDNKNHKNLVYKSKTNYNAFFQTDLAETLKKSEIKKVHTVGVTTDICVFLTVSGADAEGFKTAIHKQGIATFTDLGETMTNHMKRCFHTEIIE; from the coding sequence ATGGTAAGAGAAGCTTTATTAATTGTTGATATGAGTAATGATTTTGTAGCTGATAATGGAACATTAACGGTTGGTAATCCAGCACAAGAAATAGTCCCTTATATTACTGCTTTGGCAACAAGATTTCTAGCAGAGAGAAACCTAGTTATCGTATCAATGGATGCACACCAAAAGAATGACTCACATTTTGAATTATGGCCACCACACAATATTGTGGAAACAGAAGGGCAACAATTGTATGGAGCTTTATATGATTGGTTTCAAGACAACAAGAACCATAAAAACTTGGTTTATAAATCTAAAACGAACTATAATGCATTTTTTCAAACGGATCTAGCTGAGACGTTAAAAAAATCAGAAATAAAAAAAGTTCATACTGTTGGCGTAACCACGGATATTTGTGTCTTTTTAACCGTTTCAGGAGCTGATGCAGAAGGTTTCAAAACAGCTATCCATAAACAAGGTATAGCAACGTTTACTGATCTTGGAGAAACGATGACTAATCATATGAAACGTTGTTTTCATACTGAAATCATAGAATAA
- a CDS encoding glycoside hydrolase family 65 protein, protein MQSFAFKLAVATKESRVCTKLFLSNFCVRRKKMSHTRLFEIDEWKVKTTKLNKDERRLQESLTSIGNGYMGMRGNFEETYSGDHHQGSYIGGVWYPDKTRVGWWKNGYPEYFGKVINTMNFIQLDLLVDGEKVDLYRDKVSDFEMELDMQHGILKRSYVIEKAGKAVQVVVERFVSLDQKELCAIKMEVTSLSDEVKVELIPVLDGNVTNEDSNYDEKFWLPVSQGTNRLIIETKPNNFGIDQFTVGAVMSNHVTNVEKTADEVSEMTVSETYTGILAIGEKAVIEKRIVLTTSRDYSKTDVEKQSQTISKQVDQLSFEELRMRHESLWLERWKKADIEIGGDPAAQQGIRFNLFQLFSTYYGEDTRLNIGPKGFTGEKYGGATYWDTEAYAVPLYLALADPKVTENLLTYRHDQLPQAEHNARQQGLKGALYPMVTFTGVECHNEWEITFEEIHRNGAMAYAIYNYTNYTGDESYLKEKGLDVLVGISRFWADRVHYNRRKDQYMMHGVTGPNEYENNVNNNWYTNKLAVWTLKYTLESLQLSADKKDSLQVTDQETAKWQDIMEKMYYPYDEEEQVFVQHDTFLDKELRPVSELNPVDLPLNQKWSWDKILRSPFIKQADVLQGIYFFKEMYTLEEIERNFDFYEPMTVHESSLSPSIHAILAADIGKMDKAVEFYARTARLDLDNYNNDTEDGLHITSMTGSWLTIVQGFAGMQTVNGQLSFRPYLPKNWTNYAFHINYRGRLLKISVTSEEVSIVLLEGEVLKLSVYDESVVLNDVYTSATKTPKKVTN, encoded by the coding sequence ATGCAATCGTTTGCGTTTAAACTTGCGGTAGCTACTAAAGAAAGCAGGGTTTGCACTAAGCTATTTTTAAGCAATTTCTGCGTCAGGAGGAAAAAAATGTCACATACACGATTATTTGAAATAGATGAATGGAAAGTTAAAACAACTAAACTGAACAAAGACGAGCGCCGATTACAAGAAAGCTTAACAAGTATTGGAAACGGTTATATGGGGATGCGTGGTAATTTTGAAGAAACTTATTCAGGAGATCACCATCAAGGAAGTTACATTGGAGGCGTCTGGTATCCAGACAAAACGCGTGTCGGTTGGTGGAAAAACGGTTACCCAGAATATTTTGGTAAAGTGATCAATACGATGAACTTTATTCAATTAGATTTATTGGTAGATGGAGAAAAAGTTGATTTATATAGAGACAAAGTATCTGATTTTGAAATGGAATTGGATATGCAGCACGGAATTTTGAAAAGAAGTTATGTAATAGAAAAAGCCGGTAAAGCAGTACAAGTTGTTGTAGAAAGATTTGTCAGTTTGGATCAAAAAGAACTGTGTGCCATCAAAATGGAAGTCACCAGTCTATCAGATGAAGTGAAAGTAGAATTAATCCCAGTTCTTGATGGAAATGTTACCAATGAAGATTCTAACTATGATGAAAAATTCTGGCTTCCTGTTTCTCAGGGAACGAATCGTTTAATAATCGAGACAAAACCAAATAATTTTGGAATTGACCAATTTACAGTCGGCGCAGTAATGTCGAATCACGTTACAAACGTTGAGAAAACCGCTGATGAAGTATCTGAGATGACAGTTTCAGAAACGTATACAGGAATCTTAGCAATTGGAGAAAAAGCAGTTATTGAAAAGCGGATTGTTTTGACGACTTCACGTGATTACAGCAAAACAGATGTGGAAAAGCAAAGTCAGACGATCAGTAAACAAGTTGATCAACTTTCATTTGAAGAATTACGCATGCGTCATGAATCTCTTTGGTTGGAACGCTGGAAAAAAGCGGATATTGAAATCGGAGGAGATCCTGCAGCTCAACAAGGAATTCGGTTTAACTTATTCCAATTGTTCTCTACTTATTATGGTGAGGATACCCGATTGAATATTGGGCCTAAAGGTTTTACGGGTGAAAAGTATGGTGGAGCAACCTATTGGGATACTGAGGCTTATGCCGTACCTTTGTATTTAGCATTAGCGGATCCAAAAGTAACAGAAAATTTATTGACGTATCGTCATGATCAATTGCCTCAAGCAGAGCACAACGCACGTCAACAAGGTTTAAAAGGTGCATTGTATCCAATGGTGACTTTTACAGGAGTGGAGTGTCATAATGAGTGGGAAATCACATTTGAAGAAATCCATCGGAACGGTGCGATGGCTTATGCCATTTACAACTATACGAACTACACGGGGGATGAAAGCTACCTGAAAGAAAAAGGATTAGATGTTTTAGTAGGCATCAGTCGTTTCTGGGCAGACCGCGTACATTACAATCGCAGAAAAGATCAATACATGATGCATGGTGTGACTGGACCGAATGAATATGAAAATAATGTAAACAACAACTGGTATACAAACAAGTTGGCTGTTTGGACATTGAAGTATACCTTAGAATCTTTACAGTTATCAGCAGACAAAAAAGATAGTTTACAAGTAACAGATCAAGAAACAGCAAAATGGCAAGATATCATGGAGAAAATGTACTACCCTTATGATGAAGAAGAGCAAGTTTTTGTTCAACACGATACATTCTTAGATAAAGAATTGCGCCCAGTTTCTGAATTGAATCCAGTTGATCTGCCATTGAACCAGAAATGGTCATGGGATAAAATCCTACGTTCGCCATTTATCAAACAAGCAGATGTCTTACAAGGAATCTATTTCTTTAAAGAAATGTATACTTTGGAAGAAATTGAACGCAACTTTGATTTTTACGAACCGATGACAGTACATGAATCTAGTCTGTCTCCAAGTATCCATGCGATTTTAGCAGCTGATATTGGTAAAATGGATAAAGCAGTAGAGTTTTATGCTCGCACAGCTCGTTTAGATCTGGACAACTACAATAATGATACAGAAGATGGATTGCATATCACATCCATGACAGGCAGCTGGTTGACGATTGTTCAAGGATTTGCCGGAATGCAGACCGTTAACGGACAGTTATCGTTTAGACCTTATTTGCCAAAGAACTGGACAAATTATGCTTTCCACATCAACTACCGCGGACGTTTACTGAAGATTTCTGTAACAAGTGAAGAAGTATCAATCGTGTTACTGGAAGGTGAAGTGTTAAAATTATCGGTATATGATGAATCAGTGGTATTAAATGACGTATACACTTCTGCCACCAAAACACCTAAAAAGGTTACTAACTAA
- a CDS encoding NUDIX hydrolase, with protein sequence MDSYLEHYRRLLSIAEAGLFYGEDLFDKERYEELQELSLKLISNLSNEPIKKLKNIVDSNEGYPTPKIDVRGYIKKNDKILLVEDAKTKKWAMPGGYAEVGLSPKENVIKEVLEETGLIVESCELIAVFDTNLRKDIPQMFQYYKLVFNCIVNDDGLFKENIETSDMDFFTLDNLPSLSLDRTTKEQLIKLSTSTKVYFD encoded by the coding sequence ATAGATAGTTACTTAGAGCACTATAGAAGATTACTTTCAATAGCTGAAGCAGGGCTGTTTTATGGGGAAGATTTATTTGATAAAGAACGATATGAAGAATTACAAGAATTATCATTGAAGTTAATAAGCAATTTGAGCAATGAACCGATTAAAAAATTGAAAAATATTGTTGACTCTAATGAAGGATATCCTACTCCTAAAATAGATGTTAGAGGTTATATTAAAAAGAATGATAAAATATTACTTGTAGAAGATGCTAAGACAAAAAAGTGGGCTATGCCGGGTGGTTATGCCGAAGTAGGGTTATCTCCTAAAGAAAATGTTATAAAAGAAGTATTGGAAGAAACTGGTTTAATTGTTGAATCATGTGAGTTGATAGCGGTATTCGATACCAATTTGAGAAAAGATATTCCTCAAATGTTTCAGTATTATAAATTAGTTTTTAATTGTATTGTCAATGATGACGGATTATTCAAAGAAAATATAGAAACATCTGATATGGATTTTTTTACGTTAGATAACTTACCTTCGTTATCTTTAGATAGAACAACTAAAGAACAATTAATTAAATTGTCTACTAGTACAAAAGTATATTTTGATTAG
- a CDS encoding heavy metal translocating P-type ATPase: MKEIQSEHLHENHSHNHDHGNRPITLYFIGLALSLVALVLTGENSLFQNSLFSLASISAGYHVIVIEGLGETIENSRVQQKFTPNSHILMGVAAIGASLIGNFWEGTLLILIFSGAHFLEDYAEGRSKREITKLLEMNPTTARLIMLDGNTKIVGVSELKIGDKLQVLNGDQVPIDGVIVSGSTSIDESSINGESMPKEKSKGDGVFGSTINGTGTFTMEVTKENNDTVFSKILKLVNQNQENQTKASSIIQKFEPKYVKFVLIAIPIVILLAPMVFNLTWSQSIYRGLVLLVAASPCALAAATVSVTLSATSNLAKKGVLSKGSAYLSQLADIQTIAFDKTGTLTKGKPEVTNYYFSDSVNEENMIDIVVALEKESNHPLATAILDKFESQNKLIIEVENQIGKGIIGDYNGKTYRIGRPTSFEAVSDDYTRLNKEWASEGNTVVYVSENEKVIGLIALMDIPSEHAKTTIEYFKKCGIHTTLITGDSEMTGRAVGKQLGIDQIIANVMPEDKSNIINDQKELYGTTAMVGDGVNDAPALVKADVGIAMGDGTDVAVDVSDLVLMKNDLSKLVKAHEISLNMNRVIWQNIIFSMIVAAFLIVVSLVGLTDIAISVIVHEGSTLVVILNGLRMLKTS; this comes from the coding sequence ATGAAAGAGATTCAGTCAGAACACTTACACGAAAATCATAGTCACAATCATGATCATGGAAATAGGCCAATTACTTTGTACTTTATTGGTTTAGCATTGTCGCTTGTTGCGTTAGTTTTAACCGGAGAAAATAGCTTGTTCCAAAATAGTTTGTTTTCCCTGGCTTCAATTAGTGCTGGTTATCATGTTATTGTTATTGAAGGACTTGGAGAAACGATTGAGAATTCTCGTGTTCAACAAAAATTTACCCCTAATTCTCATATTTTAATGGGAGTAGCTGCAATAGGTGCTTCTCTGATAGGGAATTTTTGGGAAGGAACATTATTAATTCTTATATTTTCTGGAGCACACTTTCTTGAAGATTATGCTGAAGGAAGAAGTAAAAGAGAAATTACTAAGTTGCTAGAAATGAATCCAACAACGGCTCGTCTAATCATGCTAGATGGCAACACAAAAATTGTTGGTGTTAGTGAGTTGAAAATAGGAGATAAACTTCAAGTTTTAAATGGTGACCAAGTACCAATTGACGGAGTGATAGTATCTGGCTCTACGTCAATCGACGAGTCTTCTATCAATGGTGAGAGTATGCCTAAAGAGAAGTCAAAGGGAGACGGAGTTTTTGGAAGTACAATTAATGGAACTGGTACTTTTACTATGGAAGTTACAAAAGAAAATAATGATACTGTCTTTTCAAAGATTTTAAAACTAGTAAATCAAAATCAAGAGAATCAAACAAAAGCGTCTAGTATTATCCAAAAGTTTGAGCCTAAGTATGTTAAATTTGTTTTAATTGCAATCCCAATCGTCATTTTACTTGCTCCTATGGTTTTTAATTTGACGTGGTCACAAAGTATTTATAGAGGATTAGTCCTTTTAGTAGCAGCTTCTCCATGTGCTTTAGCAGCAGCTACCGTATCGGTAACGTTATCAGCCACTTCTAATTTAGCGAAAAAAGGCGTACTTTCAAAAGGAAGTGCCTATTTGTCACAATTAGCTGATATTCAAACCATTGCTTTTGATAAAACTGGGACATTAACGAAAGGGAAACCAGAAGTAACAAATTACTATTTTTCTGATTCTGTAAACGAAGAAAATATGATTGATATCGTTGTGGCTCTTGAAAAAGAATCGAATCATCCCTTAGCAACTGCTATTTTAGACAAATTTGAATCCCAAAATAAATTAATTATTGAAGTGGAAAATCAGATTGGAAAAGGGATAATAGGTGATTATAATGGAAAAACCTATCGTATAGGCAGACCAACTTCATTTGAAGCTGTGTCGGATGACTATACACGTTTGAATAAAGAATGGGCTTCAGAAGGTAATACAGTTGTGTACGTATCAGAAAATGAAAAAGTAATTGGTCTGATCGCATTAATGGATATTCCAAGTGAACATGCAAAGACAACAATAGAGTACTTTAAAAAGTGTGGTATCCATACCACTTTAATTACTGGGGACTCTGAAATGACAGGACGAGCTGTTGGTAAACAATTAGGAATAGACCAAATAATTGCTAATGTCATGCCAGAAGATAAATCTAACATTATTAATGATCAAAAGGAACTCTATGGTACAACCGCTATGGTGGGAGATGGTGTAAATGACGCGCCTGCTCTTGTAAAAGCAGATGTCGGAATTGCTATGGGAGATGGTACGGATGTTGCAGTAGATGTATCTGATTTAGTGTTAATGAAAAATGACTTATCAAAATTGGTAAAAGCTCACGAAATCTCTTTAAACATGAATCGAGTTATTTGGCAAAATATTATTTTCTCAATGATAGTCGCAGCTTTTCTAATTGTCGTAAGCTTAGTAGGATTAACGGATATAGCCATTAGTGTGATTGTTCATGAAGGAAGTACCTTGGTTGTCATACTAAATGGACTACGAATGTTAAAGACTAGCTAA
- a CDS encoding CadD family cadmium resistance transporter encodes MSQIIFSALAVYISTSIDYLVILLILFSQIHTKKGICQVYLGQYLGTGLLVAVSLFAAYVLNFIPQDGIIGLLGLIPIVLGIRVALIGEEDEEEVVEKLESRGMNRLFWIVALLTIASGGDNLGIYIPYFTFLAVSEISIALILFTLSVAILCSISYKLAKISFVSETLEKYERIIVPIVFIGLGIYILIENGTIQMLLNFI; translated from the coding sequence TTGTCACAAATCATTTTTTCAGCACTCGCTGTTTATATTTCTACCAGCATTGATTATTTAGTTATCTTGCTAATTCTTTTTTCTCAAATTCATACAAAAAAGGGAATCTGTCAGGTTTATTTGGGTCAATACCTTGGAACTGGTCTCTTAGTAGCTGTAAGTTTATTTGCTGCATATGTGCTGAATTTCATTCCGCAAGATGGGATTATTGGGCTTCTTGGTCTAATTCCGATTGTTTTAGGAATCAGAGTGGCATTGATTGGTGAAGAGGACGAAGAAGAAGTCGTTGAAAAGCTTGAATCTAGAGGAATGAACCGCTTATTTTGGATAGTAGCCTTATTAACAATTGCTTCTGGTGGCGATAATTTAGGTATTTATATTCCATACTTTACCTTTTTAGCTGTTTCAGAAATTAGTATTGCTTTAATTTTATTCACGCTTTCTGTTGCTATTCTTTGCTCTATCAGTTACAAATTAGCCAAAATTTCCTTTGTTTCCGAAACGTTAGAAAAATATGAACGAATCATTGTTCCTATTGTATTTATTGGTTTAGGAATTTACATATTGATTGAAAATGGTACGATTCAAATGCTTTTAAATTTTATATAA
- a CDS encoding endonuclease/exonuclease/phosphatase family protein gives MKFLTLNTHSWMEDDPLTKLEDLCSAISHHLFDVIALQEVNQLMSAPTVHQALLVDFSSTNNEYPVREDNFAFLLQKKLQEKGINYYWTWEPSHIGYNSYDEGLAILSLKPIQETRSFFASKNTAYDDYKSRKVIGIKTADQWFFNMHLGWWQDGHDPFSDQWEKCTALFNTLEEPIFLLGDFNNPAHIKNEGYELVTKNWFDTYYLAEQKDNGFTVAEAIDGWAENKSGLRIDYIFSSQPVKTVSSRVIFNDINEPIVSDHFGVVVEIASYT, from the coding sequence TTGAAGTTTTTAACGCTAAACACACACAGTTGGATGGAAGATGATCCTTTAACAAAACTGGAAGACTTATGCAGTGCAATCAGTCATCATTTATTTGACGTGATTGCACTGCAAGAAGTCAATCAGCTGATGTCAGCTCCTACAGTACACCAAGCGTTATTGGTTGATTTTTCTTCTACCAACAACGAATACCCTGTCAGAGAAGACAACTTTGCTTTCTTATTGCAAAAAAAACTTCAGGAAAAAGGAATAAACTACTATTGGACATGGGAACCTTCTCATATTGGCTATAACTCTTATGATGAAGGCTTGGCCATTTTAAGCTTGAAGCCAATCCAAGAAACTCGTTCTTTCTTTGCTTCAAAAAATACGGCTTATGATGACTATAAGAGTCGAAAAGTTATTGGAATCAAAACAGCAGATCAGTGGTTTTTCAATATGCATTTGGGTTGGTGGCAAGATGGGCATGATCCTTTTTCAGATCAATGGGAAAAATGTACAGCACTTTTCAATACTTTAGAAGAACCGATTTTTTTACTGGGTGATTTTAATAACCCAGCTCACATCAAAAACGAAGGTTATGAACTAGTCACAAAAAATTGGTTCGATACCTACTATTTGGCAGAACAAAAAGACAATGGTTTTACAGTTGCAGAAGCTATCGATGGATGGGCTGAAAATAAAAGCGGATTACGAATCGATTATATTTTTTCCAGTCAACCAGTAAAAACAGTTTCTTCTCGAGTTATTTTTAATGACATCAATGAACCCATCGTTTCTGATCACTTCGGTGTTGTCGTTGAAATAGCCTCATATACTTAA
- a CDS encoding LacI family DNA-binding transcriptional regulator: MSVTIKDVAKKAGVATSTVSRTIQDSSSISEKTKQNVRRVMKEIGYRPNLTARGLVKQTTQTIGVILPVSQGQGFQNTFFLSMIRGISKACNEKKYMVSLASGTTEAELLESIQTMAEGGRVDGFIVLYSKKDDPIIEYLHQEKVPYAMIGKPYKYENEMLYVDNDNVVAGKDAANYLLQLGHKKIAFIGEDAKQMVIRERLKGYTQALEDAGIQIDEELILDVTLPEAAYQRKIKQLFGNGDFPTGIVASDDLIALNMSYLLSGFGLKIPTDVSIIGFNNSIFAEKFRPELTSIDLHTDSLTSQTVYQLIELMVGKQTLAVKIILPHQIIERQSCIRNDN; the protein is encoded by the coding sequence ATGTCAGTCACAATCAAAGATGTAGCCAAAAAAGCTGGAGTAGCCACTTCAACTGTATCGCGTACCATTCAAGATTCTTCTAGTATAAGTGAGAAAACAAAACAAAATGTTCGACGTGTGATGAAAGAAATCGGATACCGTCCAAATTTGACGGCACGCGGGTTGGTTAAACAGACTACTCAAACAATTGGAGTCATTTTACCAGTATCTCAAGGGCAAGGTTTTCAAAACACCTTTTTCCTCAGTATGATTCGAGGAATTAGTAAAGCATGCAATGAAAAGAAATATATGGTGTCGCTTGCTTCTGGAACAACAGAGGCAGAGTTGCTGGAAAGTATCCAAACAATGGCTGAAGGTGGTCGTGTCGATGGTTTTATCGTCTTGTATTCCAAAAAAGACGACCCAATCATTGAATACCTGCATCAAGAAAAAGTACCTTATGCTATGATTGGAAAACCGTATAAATACGAAAATGAAATGCTCTACGTAGACAATGACAATGTCGTTGCTGGAAAAGATGCTGCAAATTATTTATTACAATTGGGACACAAAAAAATTGCATTCATTGGAGAAGATGCCAAACAAATGGTCATCCGAGAGCGGTTAAAAGGCTATACACAAGCTTTAGAAGATGCCGGAATCCAAATAGATGAAGAGTTGATTCTGGATGTCACACTCCCTGAAGCAGCTTATCAAAGAAAAATAAAGCAGCTTTTTGGGAACGGCGATTTTCCAACGGGTATCGTAGCCAGCGATGATTTGATTGCTTTGAATATGAGTTATTTACTTAGTGGATTCGGTTTGAAAATACCAACAGATGTTTCAATCATCGGATTCAATAATTCGATTTTTGCTGAAAAGTTCCGTCCTGAATTAACCTCGATTGATCTGCATACAGATTCATTGACTTCTCAGACCGTTTATCAATTGATCGAGTTGATGGTAGGAAAACAAACGCTAGCAGTCAAAATCATTTTGCCACATCAAATCATTGAACGACAATCCTGTATAAGAAACGACAACTAA
- the pgmB gene encoding beta-phosphoglucomutase codes for MKAVLFDLDGVITDTAVYHYEAWKALGTKIGIDIDEEFNEQLKGVSRTDSLNLILEKGNKQNAYTEAEKTAMATEKNDLYKTLIEKMSPADLLPGIKNLLDELKAKDILIGLASASQNGPVILDKLQITNYFNEIVDPAKLKAGKPDPEIFVTGAQQLGVNVSECVGVEDAAAGVDSINAANMVSIGVGEAKNLGKATKVVPSTADLTAGLLEDVWSETIGRA; via the coding sequence ATGAAAGCAGTACTATTTGATTTAGATGGCGTCATCACAGATACAGCTGTTTACCATTATGAAGCATGGAAAGCATTAGGAACTAAGATTGGCATCGATATCGACGAAGAGTTCAATGAACAACTAAAAGGTGTTAGTCGTACGGACTCGCTGAATCTGATTTTAGAAAAAGGGAACAAACAAAACGCCTATACAGAAGCAGAAAAAACAGCGATGGCTACTGAAAAAAATGATCTATACAAAACATTGATTGAAAAAATGTCTCCAGCAGATTTGTTGCCAGGGATCAAAAACTTGCTAGATGAACTAAAAGCAAAGGATATCTTGATTGGGTTAGCTTCTGCTAGCCAAAACGGACCTGTAATCTTAGATAAATTACAAATTACTAATTACTTTAATGAAATTGTTGATCCCGCCAAATTAAAAGCGGGCAAACCAGATCCCGAAATTTTTGTGACTGGTGCTCAACAACTTGGTGTTAATGTTAGCGAATGTGTAGGCGTAGAAGATGCGGCTGCTGGCGTGGACTCTATCAATGCAGCAAATATGGTTTCTATTGGTGTTGGCGAAGCTAAGAATCTAGGCAAAGCTACAAAAGTTGTACCAAGTACTGCAGATTTGACAGCAGGATTATTAGAAGATGTATGGAGTGAAACGATTGGACGCGCGTAA
- a CDS encoding aldose epimerase family protein, whose product MDARKQHYGWYEEQEVFEYVLTNDRQAVFRCIDYGAVVTGIEVPDQFGKIENVVLGFKQFEDYVNDSPYFGAVVGRVAGRIADGAWSDYQLTKNEGQHHIHGGNHTFSQRVWESRVVKEQDKIGVAFSLVSPDGDNGYPGNLHVTVTYFWTNENVWEMLVTAETDQVTIFNPTNHTYFNLSGHTKRDILNHTLQMNARNYAEINESKLPTGRLLPVANTAFDFRKPKKMKTAIKERPKGFDTPFKLSGDKTIQLHDPDSGRTLVMETDREAVVVFSTTGMEEDYLVDDEKMSSHRGIALETQELPDAVNHSEFCSIVIEPEKTYRYWTKYLFTTQ is encoded by the coding sequence TTGGACGCGCGTAAACAACATTACGGTTGGTATGAAGAACAAGAAGTTTTTGAATACGTCCTTACCAATGATCGCCAAGCTGTTTTTCGTTGTATCGATTATGGAGCAGTAGTAACAGGGATTGAAGTACCTGATCAGTTTGGGAAAATAGAAAATGTCGTGCTCGGCTTTAAACAGTTTGAAGATTATGTAAATGATTCGCCTTATTTTGGTGCTGTTGTCGGAAGAGTAGCAGGGCGTATTGCTGACGGTGCATGGTCTGATTATCAACTAACTAAAAACGAAGGACAGCACCATATTCATGGGGGAAATCATACTTTCAGTCAACGTGTTTGGGAAAGTCGAGTGGTGAAAGAACAAGATAAAATCGGTGTTGCTTTTTCGCTTGTCAGTCCAGATGGAGACAATGGATACCCGGGAAACCTTCATGTGACAGTAACTTACTTCTGGACCAATGAGAACGTTTGGGAGATGTTGGTTACTGCGGAAACAGATCAAGTAACCATATTTAATCCAACCAATCATACGTATTTTAATTTGAGTGGGCATACAAAAAGAGACATATTGAACCACACTCTTCAAATGAATGCACGAAATTATGCGGAAATAAATGAGTCTAAATTGCCGACCGGGCGCTTACTGCCGGTTGCGAATACAGCTTTTGATTTTAGAAAGCCTAAAAAAATGAAAACAGCGATCAAAGAACGACCTAAAGGATTTGATACTCCTTTCAAATTATCTGGGGATAAAACGATTCAACTTCATGATCCAGATAGTGGTCGTACGTTAGTAATGGAAACAGATCGAGAAGCGGTAGTCGTTTTTTCGACAACAGGCATGGAAGAAGATTACTTAGTAGACGATGAAAAAATGAGCAGTCATCGAGGAATAGCATTGGAAACACAAGAGCTACCTGATGCAGTAAATCATTCTGAGTTCTGCTCCATTGTCATCGAACCTGAAAAGACCTATCGCTATTGGACAAAGTACCTATTTACAACTCAATAA
- a CDS encoding ArsR/SmtB family transcription factor, which yields MKPSSTSPLTNESIQEVSKIFKMISDPTRLSILFLLQKEELSVGAIAQSLGMEQSAISHQLKTLKSSRLVKSKRAGKNMIYGLDDLHIFSILEQVLTHIEEQEQEK from the coding sequence ATGAAACCATCATCGACTTCTCCATTAACAAATGAATCTATCCAAGAGGTCAGTAAGATATTTAAAATGATTAGTGACCCTACACGACTTTCCATTTTATTTCTTTTACAGAAAGAAGAACTTAGTGTTGGAGCTATTGCGCAGTCTTTAGGTATGGAACAATCAGCAATTTCTCACCAGTTAAAAACTTTAAAGTCTTCAAGATTAGTAAAATCAAAAAGAGCTGGCAAAAATATGATTTATGGCCTTGATGATCTTCATATTTTTAGTATTCTTGAACAAGTTTTAACTCATATCGAAGAACAAGAGCAAGAAAAATAA